One window of Bacteroidales bacterium genomic DNA carries:
- a CDS encoding DNA cytosine methyltransferase produces MIKKYKTIDLFAGIGGIRLGFEAYGCENVFTSEWDKSAQTMYEANFGEKPFGDINEIAPQDIPDHDILLAGFPCQPFSIAGKGLGFADTRGTLFFNIEAILEAKKPQAFLLENVKRLTTHDKGLTFATILEKLKGLGYTVYHKVFNSLDFGVPQKRERIYIVGFRNPIHFKFPKPLGYYQPLTTILQKDEDIPKSYFLSDQLKEKRLNAVKGIPPYPSVWHENIGGNISALPYSCALRAGGSYNYLVVNGVRRLTDREMLRLQGFPDTFKINIPYSQARKVAGNSVSVPVIKAIAGEIISALKNQETARKEAVQLKLLVPQNEYKRSQAVH; encoded by the coding sequence ATGATAAAAAAATATAAAACAATTGACCTTTTTGCAGGTATTGGTGGCATACGACTTGGCTTTGAGGCATACGGTTGTGAAAATGTTTTTACATCAGAATGGGACAAGTCAGCGCAGACAATGTATGAAGCAAATTTTGGCGAAAAGCCTTTTGGCGACATCAATGAAATTGCACCACAAGACATTCCAGACCATGACATTTTATTGGCAGGTTTTCCTTGTCAACCATTTAGTATTGCTGGAAAAGGACTTGGATTTGCAGACACAAGAGGAACTTTATTCTTCAACATTGAAGCAATTTTAGAAGCTAAAAAACCGCAAGCGTTTTTATTAGAAAATGTAAAGCGTTTGACAACACATGACAAAGGACTAACTTTTGCTACTATTTTAGAAAAACTAAAAGGACTTGGTTATACTGTTTATCATAAAGTTTTTAATTCACTTGACTTCGGTGTGCCACAAAAAAGGGAACGCATTTACATAGTAGGTTTTCGCAACCCTATTCATTTTAAGTTTCCTAAACCACTTGGTTATTATCAACCATTGACAACTATTTTACAAAAGGACGAAGACATTCCTAAAAGTTATTTTCTATCAGACCAACTGAAAGAAAAAAGATTAAATGCGGTTAAGGGCATTCCTCCCTATCCGTCTGTTTGGCACGAAAACATTGGTGGTAATATTTCTGCATTACCTTATTCGTGTGCATTAAGAGCAGGAGGAAGTTATAATTACCTTGTTGTAAATGGCGTAAGGCGACTAACAGACAGAGAAATGTTGCGTTTACAAGGTTTTCCAGACACATTTAAAATAAATATTCCATATTCACAAGCAAGAAAAGTTGCAGGAAATTCGGTTTCTGTTCCAGTTATTAAAGCCATTGCAGGCGAAATTATAAGTGCTTTGAAAAACCAAGAAACAGCAAGAAAAGAAGCAGTTCAACTAAAATTATTAGTACCGCAAAATGAATATAAAAGAAGCCAAGCAGTCCATTGA
- the prmA gene encoding 50S ribosomal protein L11 methyltransferase codes for MDYIELKITVEPTSQEVSEIVIAQLAEIGFESFTENNSGINAYIRISDFTDETKAKLNELFLPDNIRISYQIEQIKDQNWNAQWESSFEPINVDNRCLVRASFHKNTSELEYDIIIDPKMAFGTGHHQTTYLMIEQILKADLKGKTVLDMGCGTGVLAILAEMRGAKAITAIDIDEWAYKNTVENIQVNNCSRIIPQCGDVRLIEGKEFNVILANINRNILLSDMKHYNDSLSINGVLIISGILKTDIEIIMSNAIDLGLIYQSTSTRDEWVTMSFLKSH; via the coding sequence ATGGACTACATCGAACTTAAAATTACGGTAGAACCAACAAGTCAAGAAGTAAGCGAGATAGTTATTGCGCAGCTTGCCGAAATTGGTTTCGAAAGTTTTACCGAAAACAATAGTGGAATTAATGCTTACATAAGGATCTCCGATTTTACGGATGAAACTAAAGCCAAATTAAATGAACTTTTTCTCCCAGATAATATTAGAATATCCTACCAAATAGAGCAAATTAAGGATCAGAATTGGAATGCACAATGGGAATCGAGTTTTGAGCCAATTAATGTAGATAATAGATGTTTAGTTCGTGCTTCGTTTCACAAGAATACCTCAGAACTGGAATACGATATTATTATCGATCCTAAAATGGCTTTTGGTACTGGACATCACCAAACCACATATTTGATGATTGAACAAATACTTAAGGCTGATCTAAAAGGAAAAACTGTACTTGATATGGGTTGTGGAACTGGAGTTCTTGCAATACTTGCAGAAATGAGAGGTGCAAAAGCCATTACTGCCATTGATATTGATGAGTGGGCATATAAAAATACCGTTGAAAATATTCAAGTTAATAATTGCAGTAGAATAATACCCCAATGTGGAGATGTTCGCTTAATAGAAGGGAAGGAATTTAACGTTATTCTTGCCAATATAAATCGGAATATTCTCCTATCTGATATGAAGCATTACAATGATTCTTTATCTATAAACGGTGTGCTTATCATTAGTGGAATACTCAAAACCGATATAGAGATAATTATGAGCAATGCAATTGACTTAGGATTAATCTATCAATCCACCTCAACACGTGATGAATGGGTAACAATGTCCTTTCTAAAATCTCACTAA
- a CDS encoding HaeII family restriction endonuclease produces MNIKEAKQSIDKVISKARVHLYKPIQIAEILHRDRTEKDITLSDLQTYRNVSKRWRDVICNKFLGRTSTSSARYQDDIFNENAIPPSTLVVLGKENRNKKGIVEAYIYRRFSERFSQMSTGNDYCNSHDKNNFKLDEFLALFWNEPGLRRSIDKIYEIIVFSLFSALVEALEVSVEVSMNPAKEDIFKEFEDFAQKVIRLTPKQNKMKVPARINRVGVTNAADRGLDMWANFGLVIQIKHLSLTEELAENIVTSVSADRIVIVCKDSEQKLIVSLLNQIGWKSKIQSIVTESDLHTWYEKALRGKFSKSVGDKVLKNLSEEIKIEFPASDNLEFTKFYNQRGYDKLFDKLWS; encoded by the coding sequence ATGAATATAAAAGAAGCCAAGCAGTCCATTGATAAAGTAATCTCTAAAGCAAGAGTTCATCTTTACAAGCCAATTCAAATTGCAGAAATTCTACACAGAGATAGAACGGAAAAAGATATTACTCTTTCTGATTTACAAACCTATCGCAATGTTTCAAAGCGGTGGAGAGATGTTATTTGCAACAAATTTTTGGGCAGAACAAGCACTTCTTCAGCACGATACCAAGACGATATTTTTAATGAAAATGCTATTCCACCCTCAACATTAGTTGTGCTTGGGAAAGAAAATCGTAATAAAAAAGGAATTGTAGAGGCGTATATCTACCGCAGATTTTCAGAAAGGTTTTCTCAAATGTCAACAGGAAATGACTATTGCAATTCACACGATAAAAACAATTTCAAACTTGATGAGTTTCTTGCACTGTTTTGGAATGAGCCAGGGTTAAGAAGAAGCATTGATAAAATTTATGAGATAATTGTGTTTTCTCTTTTCTCTGCACTTGTTGAAGCGTTGGAAGTTTCAGTTGAAGTAAGTATGAACCCTGCAAAGGAAGACATTTTCAAAGAGTTTGAGGACTTTGCGCAAAAAGTTATTCGTCTTACTCCTAAACAAAATAAAATGAAAGTGCCAGCAAGAATAAATCGTGTTGGCGTTACAAATGCAGCAGACAGAGGACTTGATATGTGGGCTAACTTCGGACTTGTAATTCAAATTAAACATTTATCCCTGACTGAAGAACTTGCAGAAAATATTGTTACTTCAGTTTCGGCAGATAGAATTGTAATTGTTTGCAAAGACAGCGAACAGAAACTTATTGTTTCGTTGCTAAATCAAATCGGTTGGAAATCTAAAATACAAAGCATCGTAACAGAAAGTGATTTGCATACTTGGTATGAGAAAGCATTGAGAGGAAAGTTTTCAAAATCAGTTGGCGACAAAGTTTTGAAAAACCTTTCAGAAGAAATCAAAATTGAATTTCCAGCATCTGACAATTTAGAGTTTACAAAGTTTTATAATCAGCGTGGTTATGACAAACTATTTGACAAATTGTGGAGCTAA
- a CDS encoding SPASM domain-containing protein: MKWSKYNYLFETDNKEYFLYNSYTNNFIKLNADDYEVMKDCAAGKLDLDPESIERLKAENILVENDSAIYNKIKLQRLLSRFEKKYLTLTIAPTMSCNFACEYCYEKDHLTSEHQMSEEVIDGIINFIKNHKNIEFLRVTWYGGEPLIAYKKVQKITEEILKLGINYQAAMITNGYLLDKNVISNLKSLQITQLQITLDGLEQTHNIRRPHKQHKNSFQTIIKNLTTLFEIIPEMKVALRVNVDKNNQDEYHQLYYHLKEIIPTNNLSVHPGYVTDIYSTKCNSSCLFQKEDKLEFMAQQYDKYKIPLAFYPKSGFGECTARHINSFVVGPKGELYKCWNDIGVEDKTIGDIFNLKASDLYIEYLVEADPLSLQECKECFYFPICDGGCPYARIESVHRNEQANTCADIKNNLNTFLFNHYRIKNNVQNP, translated from the coding sequence ATGAAATGGTCAAAGTATAACTACCTATTCGAAACCGATAATAAAGAGTATTTTTTGTATAACTCGTATACCAATAATTTTATAAAGCTAAATGCCGATGATTACGAGGTTATGAAGGATTGCGCTGCTGGCAAACTGGATTTAGACCCTGAGAGTATTGAGAGGCTAAAGGCAGAAAATATCCTTGTTGAGAACGACTCGGCTATATACAACAAAATCAAGCTACAGAGATTACTCTCAAGGTTTGAGAAAAAGTACTTAACTTTAACCATTGCGCCCACCATGTCGTGCAATTTTGCATGTGAGTATTGCTACGAAAAGGATCACTTAACATCGGAGCATCAAATGTCCGAGGAGGTTATTGATGGAATTATTAATTTCATTAAAAACCATAAAAACATTGAGTTTTTGCGTGTAACGTGGTACGGCGGTGAGCCATTGATCGCGTATAAAAAGGTACAGAAAATTACCGAAGAGATTCTAAAATTGGGTATCAACTATCAAGCAGCAATGATTACTAACGGGTATCTATTAGATAAAAATGTAATATCTAATCTTAAATCTCTCCAGATAACACAGCTACAGATTACATTAGATGGGCTTGAACAAACCCACAATATACGGCGACCCCACAAGCAGCACAAGAACAGCTTCCAAACCATTATAAAGAACTTAACCACCCTTTTTGAAATTATCCCCGAGATGAAGGTAGCCCTTAGGGTTAATGTCGACAAGAATAATCAGGACGAATATCACCAGCTCTACTATCACCTAAAAGAAATAATCCCCACAAATAATCTATCCGTACATCCTGGGTATGTTACCGATATTTACTCAACCAAGTGTAACTCATCGTGCCTTTTCCAAAAGGAGGACAAGCTGGAGTTTATGGCGCAGCAGTACGATAAATATAAAATACCGTTGGCATTCTACCCAAAATCGGGATTTGGCGAATGTACTGCCCGTCATATCAACAGCTTTGTTGTTGGCCCTAAAGGTGAACTCTACAAATGCTGGAACGATATTGGGGTTGAGGACAAAACCATTGGCGATATCTTCAATCTAAAAGCATCGGATCTATACATCGAATACCTAGTTGAGGCCGATCCCTTATCGCTCCAAGAGTGCAAAGAATGTTTCTACTTCCCAATTTGCGATGGCGGATGCCCATACGCTAGGATTGAAAGCGTACATAGAAACGAGCAGGCCAATACGTGTGCAGATATAAAGAACAACCTTAATACTTTCCTCTTCAACCACTATAGAATTAAGAATAATGTCCAGAATCCTTAA
- a CDS encoding caspase family protein, giving the protein MRRLALLIGSPSDPKTPKAGNYLSGVKTDIENIYGFLTSSIGGGWTEKEIITFPFNPTFEQVSPSLSACENVDFAFVYFSGHGYTDINKNPRVIFNSDQAPEVKKHLATRAKRQITIIDACRSYPEFIGFAGVPLLEGINFPNPNPIKARAMYEEHISKIQTARVLLFATSEGNASMDYGYDYGGLFSSSLLHVVKDKISRENKPIFNVAEVFKTAQINTQKNEPNQRPEIYISDDRAINLPFAVKPDYKPQQLKTYKKFVRESLNEDIGKVILVSTGIVLAGILIGSLLNDNKN; this is encoded by the coding sequence ATGAGAAGATTAGCATTGCTTATTGGAAGCCCCTCTGACCCCAAAACACCCAAAGCTGGTAATTATTTATCAGGTGTTAAAACTGATATTGAAAATATATATGGTTTTTTAACATCATCTATTGGTGGAGGTTGGACAGAAAAAGAAATTATAACTTTTCCATTCAACCCTACTTTCGAACAAGTTTCACCATCTTTAAGTGCTTGTGAAAATGTTGATTTTGCATTTGTTTATTTTTCGGGTCATGGATATACTGACATAAATAAGAATCCAAGAGTTATATTTAATTCAGATCAAGCACCAGAAGTAAAAAAACACTTAGCAACGCGAGCAAAACGTCAAATAACAATAATTGACGCTTGTAGAAGTTACCCCGAATTTATTGGATTTGCTGGTGTACCTTTATTAGAAGGGATAAACTTCCCAAATCCAAATCCAATTAAAGCAAGAGCAATGTATGAAGAACATATCTCAAAAATTCAAACGGCTCGTGTTTTGTTATTTGCAACCTCCGAAGGAAACGCTTCAATGGACTATGGTTATGACTATGGTGGTTTGTTTTCTTCAAGTTTATTACATGTAGTAAAAGACAAAATATCAAGGGAGAATAAACCAATTTTTAATGTTGCTGAAGTTTTCAAAACAGCACAGATTAATACTCAAAAAAATGAACCAAATCAGCGACCAGAGATTTACATTTCAGATGATAGGGCTATTAATTTGCCATTTGCAGTTAAGCCAGATTATAAACCACAGCAACTAAAGACTTATAAAAAATTTGTAAGAGAAAGTTTAAATGAAGATATCGGAAAGGTTATATTAGTAAGCACGGGGATTGTATTAGCAGGTATTTTAATAGGTTCTCTACTTAACGATAATAAGAATTGA
- a CDS encoding IS110 family transposase, with translation MEEKEISMEIVNPHAAGVDIGSRSHWVAVGQREQDIREFGVFNQDLFEMAEWLNENEIKTIAMESTGTYWQNLYAILISKGFHVILCNGKFTKNIKGKKTDIKDCQWIQKLHSLGLLTSSFLPDGKTEQLRTYCRQRANLLHSAASTSKKMQKYLRLLNLRLDVVVKDTCGLTGLSIIRAICGGETRPEKLASLRHGNCKRSEAEIAKALQTNGRKDYLFALKQELDTYDHLQKKVSECDQMIAETLNEIIEQDDNKKQHFIEPKTYKRVNKNTPKDIDLNLKSYQMFEGIDLLAIEGMSYSTALTIMSEVGVEGIRKFPTAKQFTSWLRLAPNNKVSGGKVLSSRVPKGSNRLKIALRNAANAIGNLKESTPLRDFFQRINFRKGRVSAISATARKLAVIIWNMVVKGTPYVNPEGYLFLDQKRKLGIVKRIQKQIAKFDLTADDLKIIPT, from the coding sequence ATGGAAGAAAAAGAGATTTCAATGGAAATAGTCAACCCTCATGCTGCGGGGGTTGATATTGGAAGCCGCTCTCATTGGGTGGCAGTTGGGCAGCGGGAACAGGACATCAGGGAGTTCGGTGTTTTTAATCAGGATCTTTTTGAAATGGCCGAATGGCTCAACGAGAACGAGATTAAAACGATTGCCATGGAAAGCACCGGAACCTACTGGCAAAACCTCTACGCCATTCTGATCTCAAAAGGTTTTCACGTGATCCTGTGCAATGGTAAATTCACCAAGAACATCAAAGGCAAGAAAACAGATATCAAGGACTGTCAGTGGATACAAAAGCTGCACAGCCTAGGGTTGCTCACCAGCAGCTTTCTCCCCGATGGTAAAACGGAGCAGCTACGCACCTACTGCCGTCAAAGGGCAAATCTGCTGCATTCGGCAGCCTCCACGTCCAAGAAGATGCAAAAATACCTGCGCCTGCTAAACCTCCGGTTAGACGTTGTGGTAAAAGATACGTGTGGGTTGACCGGATTAAGCATCATTCGCGCCATCTGCGGGGGAGAAACCAGGCCCGAGAAATTAGCCTCCCTTCGCCACGGGAACTGTAAAAGAAGTGAAGCAGAAATTGCCAAAGCGCTTCAGACCAATGGCAGAAAAGACTACCTGTTTGCGCTCAAACAGGAGCTTGACACGTATGACCATCTTCAAAAAAAGGTATCGGAATGCGATCAAATGATAGCGGAGACGCTCAATGAAATTATTGAGCAGGATGACAACAAGAAGCAGCACTTCATTGAACCGAAAACCTACAAGAGGGTCAATAAAAATACCCCCAAGGACATTGACCTAAACCTGAAGTCCTACCAGATGTTTGAGGGCATCGATCTGCTTGCCATTGAAGGGATGAGCTATTCTACAGCCCTGACAATCATGAGCGAAGTCGGCGTTGAAGGCATCAGAAAATTCCCTACAGCAAAACAGTTCACCTCCTGGCTCAGGTTAGCTCCAAACAATAAGGTTAGCGGAGGAAAAGTGCTTTCGAGCAGAGTTCCCAAAGGGAGCAACAGGCTTAAAATAGCGCTAAGGAATGCAGCAAATGCTATAGGAAATCTGAAGGAATCAACGCCCCTGAGAGACTTTTTTCAACGGATCAACTTTAGGAAAGGGCGTGTTTCTGCAATCAGCGCAACTGCAAGAAAGCTTGCCGTCATCATATGGAATATGGTCGTTAAAGGTACCCCGTACGTCAATCCGGAAGGATACCTGTTTCTGGATCAAAAAAGAAAACTTGGTATTGTGAAAAGAATTCAAAAGCAAATCGCTAAATTTGATTTAACTGCAGATGATCTGAAAATTATACCAACATGA